One genomic segment of Lysobacter sp. 5GHs7-4 includes these proteins:
- a CDS encoding non-ribosomal peptide synthetase yields the protein MAELNQRLAGLSPEKRALLLQQLAKQSPAAPRSEIGRRARPARIPLSYAQQRLWILDQLDPGSAAYNVPTTMWLQGPLDEAAFARALDEIQRRHEVLRTTIASDEQGPQQVVQPPSPVPIDRQDVRALPASEREAAAFAHARAEAARAFDLARGPLLRALLVRVDDDRHLFTLNAHHIAVDGWSLGLLNQELRQLYGAYHAGQPSPLAELPVQYVDYALWQRELMEGPTLQAQLAYWRQRLAGPLPVLELPGDRPRPPVQSYGGDVLRSTLAPSTWEGIKRLSRQEGATPFMAVLAAYQTLLMRYSGQHDLVVGVGVANRRREELESLAGFFVNTLALRNDLSGNPRFRELLAQVKDSTLGAYSHQDLPAERLIEDLQPERSLSHAPLFQAMLFFQNFPNDEVDLAGLTLAPVDFDQINPGTARSDLALFASEQDGSLALFLEYASDLFDAATVEAFSAHFQQLLASIAQDPDARLGELDILDPAQRQRLIAEWNATDLDVPLNLPLHRLFEQQAQRRPDAIAVECGPQRLSYAELDAQADALARALAARGAGPGDLVGLFVERSPRMLVGLLGILKAGAAYVPMDPSYPAERLGYMLEDARARWIVSERGLQSQLPASDCELLWLDELDAAPGTRVDSGVGPEDLAYVIFTSGSTGRPKGVQIPHRAVVNFLAAVAREPGLSERDTMCAVTTLSFDIAVLELLLPLQVGARIVLADRATAADGAALARLLDHSGATVMQATPATWRMLLDAGWAGRAQLRMLCGGEALARELATRLLPCGAELWNLYGPTETTVWSAVERVGAGDAAITIGRPLANTQLHIVDARGQLVPVGVPGELLIGGLGVARGYLARPDLTAEKFVPDRYGPNRGARLYRTGDLARRLRDGRIEVLGRIDHQVKLRGFRIELGEIESVLADHPQVRQAVVICREDRPGDKRLVAYTLGEADAAQLRAHARQRLPEYMLPSAYVSLAQYPLTPNGKVDRKALPAPDADALEARAYVAPRNGEEETLARLWAEVLGLERVGIHDDFFDLGGHSLLATQLITRAQKAFGGEIALRTLFEAPTVAGFAELLLRQRMDGVDADALAGMLDQLEGLSDEDIQLLLAGEGAES from the coding sequence ATGGCTGAACTCAATCAACGTCTGGCCGGCTTGTCGCCGGAGAAACGCGCGTTGCTGCTGCAACAGCTGGCCAAGCAGTCGCCGGCCGCGCCGCGCAGCGAGATCGGCCGGCGCGCGCGCCCGGCGCGGATTCCGCTGTCGTACGCGCAGCAGCGCTTGTGGATACTCGATCAGCTCGATCCGGGATCGGCGGCGTACAACGTGCCGACCACGATGTGGCTGCAGGGGCCGCTGGACGAGGCCGCGTTCGCGCGCGCGCTGGACGAAATCCAGCGTCGCCACGAAGTGCTGCGCACCACCATCGCCAGCGACGAGCAGGGCCCGCAACAAGTGGTGCAGCCGCCGTCGCCGGTGCCGATCGATCGCCAGGACGTGCGTGCGCTGCCGGCATCGGAACGCGAGGCGGCGGCGTTCGCGCATGCGCGCGCCGAGGCCGCGCGCGCGTTCGATCTGGCGCGCGGTCCCTTGCTGCGCGCGCTGCTGGTGCGGGTGGACGACGACCGCCATCTGTTCACCCTCAACGCCCACCACATCGCCGTCGACGGCTGGTCGCTGGGGCTGTTGAATCAGGAATTGCGCCAACTCTACGGCGCCTACCACGCCGGCCAGCCCTCGCCGCTGGCGGAACTGCCGGTGCAATACGTCGATTACGCGCTGTGGCAGCGCGAGCTGATGGAAGGCCCGACCCTGCAGGCGCAGCTGGCGTACTGGCGGCAACGCCTGGCCGGCCCGCTGCCGGTGCTGGAGCTGCCGGGCGACCGCCCGCGCCCGCCGGTGCAGAGCTACGGCGGCGACGTGCTGCGCAGCACCTTGGCGCCATCGACCTGGGAAGGCATCAAGCGGCTGAGCCGGCAGGAAGGCGCGACGCCGTTCATGGCCGTGCTGGCGGCGTACCAGACGCTGCTGATGCGTTACTCCGGCCAGCACGATCTGGTGGTCGGCGTGGGCGTGGCCAACCGCCGCCGCGAGGAACTCGAATCGCTGGCCGGCTTCTTCGTCAACACCCTGGCCCTGCGCAACGACCTGTCCGGCAATCCGCGTTTCCGCGAGCTGCTGGCGCAGGTCAAGGACAGCACCCTGGGCGCGTACTCGCATCAGGATCTGCCGGCCGAACGCCTGATCGAAGACCTGCAGCCGGAACGTTCGCTGAGCCATGCGCCGCTGTTCCAGGCGATGCTGTTCTTCCAGAACTTCCCCAACGACGAAGTCGACCTGGCCGGCCTGACCCTGGCGCCGGTGGACTTCGACCAGATCAATCCGGGTACCGCGCGTTCGGATCTGGCGTTGTTCGCCAGCGAGCAGGACGGCAGCCTGGCGCTGTTCCTCGAATACGCCAGCGACCTGTTCGACGCGGCCACCGTCGAGGCCTTCTCCGCGCACTTCCAGCAACTGCTGGCGTCGATCGCGCAGGATCCGGATGCGCGATTGGGCGAGCTGGACATCCTCGATCCGGCGCAGCGTCAACGCTTGATCGCGGAATGGAACGCCACCGATCTGGATGTGCCGCTCAACCTGCCGCTGCATCGTCTGTTCGAGCAGCAGGCGCAGCGCCGGCCCGATGCGATCGCGGTCGAGTGCGGCCCGCAACGTCTCAGTTACGCCGAACTCGATGCCCAGGCCGACGCGCTCGCGCGTGCGCTGGCCGCGCGCGGCGCCGGACCGGGCGATCTGGTCGGCCTGTTCGTCGAACGTTCGCCGCGCATGCTGGTCGGCCTGCTCGGCATCCTCAAGGCCGGCGCCGCCTATGTGCCGATGGATCCCAGCTATCCGGCCGAACGCCTGGGCTACATGCTCGAAGACGCGCGCGCGCGCTGGATCGTGAGCGAGCGCGGTCTGCAGTCGCAGCTGCCGGCCAGCGATTGCGAGCTGCTGTGGCTGGACGAGCTGGACGCCGCGCCCGGCACGCGCGTCGACAGCGGCGTCGGCCCGGAAGACCTGGCCTACGTGATCTTCACTTCCGGCTCTACCGGCCGGCCCAAGGGCGTGCAGATTCCGCACCGCGCGGTGGTCAATTTCCTCGCCGCGGTCGCGCGCGAACCGGGCCTGAGCGAACGCGACACGATGTGCGCGGTCACCACGCTGTCGTTCGACATCGCCGTGCTGGAACTGCTGCTGCCGCTGCAGGTCGGCGCGCGCATCGTGCTGGCCGACCGCGCCACCGCCGCCGACGGCGCCGCGCTGGCGCGCCTGCTGGACCACAGCGGCGCCACGGTGATGCAGGCCACGCCCGCGACCTGGCGCATGCTGCTGGACGCCGGCTGGGCCGGCCGTGCGCAGCTGCGCATGCTGTGCGGCGGCGAAGCGCTGGCGCGCGAACTGGCGACGCGCCTGCTGCCCTGCGGTGCGGAGCTGTGGAATCTCTACGGTCCCACCGAAACCACGGTGTGGTCGGCGGTCGAGCGCGTCGGCGCCGGCGATGCCGCGATCACCATCGGCCGGCCGCTGGCCAACACGCAGCTGCACATCGTCGACGCACGCGGCCAGCTGGTGCCGGTCGGCGTGCCCGGCGAGCTGCTGATCGGCGGCTTGGGTGTGGCGCGCGGCTATCTGGCGCGGCCGGACCTCACCGCCGAAAAATTCGTGCCCGACCGTTACGGCCCGAACCGCGGCGCGCGCCTGTACCGCACCGGCGATCTGGCGCGGCGCCTGCGCGACGGCCGCATCGAGGTGCTCGGCCGCATCGATCATCAGGTCAAGCTGCGCGGCTTCCGCATCGAGCTGGGCGAAATCGAATCCGTGCTGGCCGATCATCCGCAGGTGCGGCAGGCGGTGGTGATCTGCCGCGAGGACCGGCCCGGCGACAAGCGCCTGGTCGCCTACACCCTCGGCGAGGCCGATGCCGCGCAGCTGCGCGCGCACGCGCGCCAGCGCCTGCCCGAATACATGCTGCCTTCGGCCTATGTGAGCCTGGCGCAGTACCCGCTGACGCCCAACGGCAAGGTCGACCGCAAGGCGCTGCCGGCGCCGGACGCCGACGCGCTGGAGGCGCGCGCCTACGTCGCGCCGCGCAACGGCGAGGAAGAAACGCTGGCGCGCTTGTGGGCCGAAGTGCTGGGGCTGGAGCGGGTCGGCATCCACGACGACTTCTTCGACCTGGGCGGCCACTCGCTGCTGGCCACGCAGTTGATCACGCGCGCGCAGAAGGCCTTCGGCGGCGAGATCGCGCTGCGCACCTTGTTCGAGGCGCCGACCGTGGCCGGCTTCGCCGAACTGTTGCTGCGCCAGCGCATGGACGGCGTCGACGCCGACGCGCTGGCCGGCATGCTCGACCAACTCGAAGGTCTGTCCGACGAGGACATCCAATTGTTGCTGGCCGGCGAGGGCGCCGAATCGTGA
- a CDS encoding non-ribosomal peptide synthetase has translation MSAADDNAPGAMAERLARLTPQQRELLRRRLSAREADNADAQDNAIQRRSRPGESLPLSAAQQRMWFFERLQPGSGAYHVYGHHTLRGELDPVALEQALADVIQRHDALRTSFAEVAGEPRQTVAEQVEVRLPLIDLRGLDLIEREAQARRTTSEETERPFDLARAPLLRATLLRLDDQEHLLLVVMHHIVTDAWSCGVLFDELARCYEARLDGQVPALPALALQFGDAVLWQREPAQEQQIADQLAYWRQTLDGASGILELPTDRPRRPVPTGRGARHHLRIPLSVAAGLADLARREHATLFMALLAAFQTLLGRHAGQDDVVVGSPVANRGIDGVAPMIGLFVNTLALRGDLSGDPSFRALLARTRAHCLDAFEHGQAPLERVIDQLTLERVPGRTPLFQSLFVLQNAGTAPLALRGLSSEWREPDVHTARFELTLSLGASEAGLDGVLDYDSDLYDAATIARLADQYGVLLHRVLADPDLPLSRVSLLDQDARHEVLALGDGGPAPLPPAPTLYALFERQVQRSPDAIAIVEPGRELSYRELHQRANGIARRLRALGTGAETRVAVLADRSAEALIGVLGVLAAGGAYVPIDPAHPDERIAFLLADAGALALVAPAALVARADAIGVDLPCVITDSVPPSEQAPAEVAGADNAAYVIYTSGSTGAPKGVVVEHRGAVNLSLGFMARHDFVAQRLLMIPPLVFDASVGDIFPALASGSALVLHPAPAELGPYELESFCRDYGVTAIDAPAALWRRWSEGWFAAPRTRPLLPALRLMMIGGESVPLEQVRRYAGVSGGRVALCNHYGPTEASVCATMLSTRDGGEYAGSELPIGTPLPGVRVYVLDAELNLLPRGVVGELCIGGAGIARGYLGQPALTQAAFLPDPHADAPGARLYRTGDLARWNTDGSLQFLGRRDHQVKLRGVRIELGEIETALAAHPQVQAAAAALREDRPGDKRLVAYVVADAALELATLREFLAQRLPEALLPSLFVPLPALPLNRNGKVDRHALPVPPTAIAQARRIRAAQGETERGVLAVWREVLGREDIGADEDFFALGGDSLSTLPLVFKLHAAFGVELPLAAVFASPTVAGLARVIEAQRAGETGARTDLRARVVLPADVDPRGALPAAARSQPACALVTGATGFLGAYLVRELLDTTAAELLCLVRADTPAEGLRRIRANLDSYALWRTGDERRLLPVCGDLAAPRLGLDEAAFDALAQRAELIFHNGGQVNFLAPYEHLEAANVGGTVEVLRLATRHRIKPVHLVSTLGVYLTEQNLERTVRESDPPPDAEGQSGGYNQSKWVGEQLALAARERGLPVAIYRPARITGDSRLGTSNLGDYFNAWIKGCVQLGYAPHLPDESFDMAPVDYVGRAIVRLALGAGEANGQYHFFNARRLPIVEAVATMRDAGLAVEEIDYASWRRALLADAAVSRENALAPFAGLFPEHPDPREPRFDCSATTDAVAALGLVCPPADRVLFATYLDFLRSRGALPLAVEEEA, from the coding sequence ATGAGCGCAGCCGACGACAACGCGCCCGGCGCCATGGCCGAGCGCCTGGCCCGGCTGACGCCGCAGCAGCGCGAACTGCTGCGCCGACGCCTGTCCGCGCGCGAGGCCGACAACGCCGACGCGCAGGACAACGCCATCCAACGCCGCAGCCGGCCCGGCGAATCGCTGCCGCTGTCGGCCGCGCAGCAGCGCATGTGGTTCTTCGAGCGCCTGCAGCCCGGCAGCGGCGCCTACCACGTCTACGGCCACCACACCCTGCGCGGCGAGCTCGATCCGGTCGCGTTGGAACAGGCGCTGGCCGACGTGATCCAGCGCCACGACGCGTTGCGTACCTCGTTCGCCGAGGTCGCCGGCGAGCCGCGCCAGACGGTCGCCGAACAGGTCGAAGTGCGTCTGCCGCTGATCGATCTGCGCGGCCTGGACCTGATCGAACGCGAGGCGCAGGCGCGCCGCACCACCAGCGAGGAAACCGAGCGGCCGTTCGATCTGGCGCGCGCGCCCTTGCTGCGCGCGACGCTGCTGCGCCTGGACGACCAGGAGCATCTGCTGCTGGTGGTGATGCACCACATCGTCACCGACGCCTGGTCCTGCGGTGTGCTGTTCGACGAACTCGCGCGCTGTTACGAAGCGCGCCTGGACGGGCAGGTGCCGGCGCTGCCGGCGCTGGCGCTGCAGTTCGGCGACGCGGTGCTGTGGCAGCGCGAGCCGGCGCAGGAGCAGCAGATCGCCGACCAGCTGGCGTATTGGCGCCAGACCCTGGACGGCGCCAGCGGCATACTCGAACTGCCCACCGACCGGCCGCGCCGGCCGGTGCCGACCGGCCGCGGCGCGCGCCACCACCTGCGTATTCCGCTCAGCGTCGCCGCCGGCCTGGCCGATCTGGCGCGGCGCGAACACGCGACCTTGTTCATGGCCTTGCTGGCCGCGTTCCAGACCCTGCTCGGCCGCCACGCCGGCCAGGACGATGTGGTCGTGGGCTCGCCGGTCGCCAACCGCGGCATCGACGGCGTCGCGCCGATGATCGGTCTGTTCGTCAACACGCTGGCCCTGCGCGGCGATCTGTCCGGCGATCCGAGTTTTCGCGCGCTGCTCGCACGCACGCGCGCGCACTGCCTGGACGCGTTCGAGCACGGCCAGGCGCCGCTGGAGCGCGTGATCGACCAGCTCACGCTGGAACGCGTGCCCGGCCGCACGCCGCTGTTCCAAAGTTTGTTCGTGCTGCAGAACGCGGGCACCGCGCCGCTGGCGCTGCGCGGTCTGAGCAGCGAATGGCGCGAGCCGGACGTGCACACCGCGCGCTTCGAACTCACCTTGTCGCTGGGCGCCTCCGAGGCCGGCCTGGACGGCGTGCTCGACTACGACAGCGATCTCTACGACGCGGCCACCATCGCGCGCCTGGCCGACCAGTACGGCGTGCTGCTGCACCGCGTGCTGGCCGACCCCGACCTGCCGCTGTCGCGCGTGTCGCTGCTGGACCAGGACGCGCGCCACGAAGTGCTGGCGCTGGGCGACGGCGGTCCCGCGCCGCTGCCGCCGGCGCCGACGCTGTACGCGCTGTTCGAACGCCAGGTCCAGCGCAGTCCCGACGCGATCGCGATCGTCGAACCGGGCCGCGAGTTGAGCTACCGCGAGCTGCACCAGCGCGCCAACGGCATCGCCCGGCGCCTGCGCGCGCTCGGCACCGGTGCCGAGACGCGGGTGGCGGTGCTGGCCGACCGGTCCGCCGAGGCGCTGATCGGCGTGCTCGGCGTGCTCGCCGCCGGCGGCGCCTACGTGCCGATCGATCCGGCGCATCCGGACGAACGCATCGCCTTTTTGCTCGCCGACGCCGGCGCGCTGGCGCTGGTCGCGCCTGCCGCGCTGGTCGCGCGCGCCGACGCGATCGGCGTGGACCTGCCCTGCGTGATCACCGACTCGGTGCCGCCGTCGGAGCAGGCGCCGGCCGAGGTGGCGGGCGCCGACAACGCCGCCTACGTGATCTACACCTCCGGCTCCACCGGCGCGCCCAAGGGCGTGGTGGTCGAGCATCGCGGCGCGGTGAACCTCAGCCTGGGCTTCATGGCGCGCCACGACTTCGTCGCCCAGCGCCTGCTGATGATCCCGCCGCTGGTGTTCGACGCGTCTGTGGGCGACATCTTCCCGGCGCTGGCCAGCGGTTCGGCGCTGGTGCTGCATCCGGCGCCGGCCGAACTGGGGCCGTACGAGCTGGAGAGTTTCTGCCGCGATTACGGCGTGACCGCGATCGACGCGCCGGCCGCGCTGTGGCGGCGTTGGAGCGAGGGCTGGTTCGCCGCCCCGCGCACGCGGCCGCTGCTGCCGGCGCTGCGGCTGATGATGATCGGCGGCGAGAGCGTGCCGCTGGAGCAGGTGCGCCGCTACGCCGGCGTCAGCGGCGGCCGCGTCGCGCTGTGCAATCACTACGGCCCCACCGAGGCCTCGGTGTGCGCGACCATGCTGTCGACCCGCGACGGCGGCGAATACGCCGGCAGCGAGCTGCCGATCGGTACGCCGCTGCCGGGCGTGCGCGTGTACGTGCTGGACGCCGAACTGAACCTGCTGCCGCGCGGCGTGGTCGGCGAGCTGTGCATCGGCGGCGCCGGCATCGCGCGCGGTTACCTGGGCCAGCCGGCGCTGACGCAGGCCGCGTTCCTGCCCGATCCGCACGCCGACGCGCCCGGCGCGCGCCTGTACCGCACTGGCGATCTGGCGCGCTGGAACACCGACGGCAGCCTGCAGTTCCTCGGCCGCCGCGACCACCAGGTCAAGCTGCGCGGCGTGCGCATCGAGCTGGGCGAGATCGAAACCGCGCTGGCCGCGCACCCGCAGGTGCAGGCCGCGGCCGCGGCGCTGCGCGAGGACCGGCCCGGCGACAAGCGCCTGGTCGCCTATGTGGTCGCCGACGCGGCGCTGGAGCTGGCCACGCTGCGCGAATTCCTCGCCCAGCGCTTGCCCGAGGCGCTGCTGCCGTCCTTGTTCGTGCCCTTGCCGGCGCTGCCGCTGAACCGCAACGGCAAGGTCGATCGGCATGCGCTGCCGGTGCCGCCGACGGCGATCGCGCAGGCGCGCCGCATCCGCGCCGCGCAGGGCGAGACCGAACGGGGCGTGCTGGCGGTCTGGCGCGAGGTGCTGGGCCGCGAGGACATCGGCGCGGACGAGGATTTCTTCGCGCTGGGCGGCGATTCGCTGTCGACCCTGCCGCTGGTGTTCAAGCTGCACGCCGCGTTCGGCGTCGAGCTGCCGCTGGCGGCGGTGTTCGCCAGCCCCACCGTGGCCGGCCTGGCGCGCGTGATCGAAGCCCAGCGCGCCGGCGAGACCGGCGCACGCACCGATCTGCGCGCGCGCGTGGTGCTGCCGGCGGACGTCGATCCGCGCGGTGCCTTGCCGGCGGCCGCGCGCTCGCAGCCGGCCTGCGCCCTGGTCACCGGCGCCACCGGCTTCCTTGGCGCCTACCTGGTGCGCGAGCTGCTGGACACCACCGCGGCCGAGCTGCTGTGCCTGGTGCGTGCGGACACGCCGGCCGAAGGCCTGCGCCGCATCCGCGCCAACCTGGACAGCTACGCGCTGTGGCGCACGGGCGACGAACGCCGGCTGCTGCCGGTGTGCGGCGATCTGGCCGCACCGCGCCTGGGTCTGGACGAGGCCGCGTTCGATGCGCTGGCCCAGCGCGCCGAGCTGATCTTCCACAACGGCGGACAGGTCAACTTCCTCGCGCCTTACGAGCACCTGGAAGCGGCCAACGTCGGCGGCACCGTCGAAGTGCTGCGCCTGGCCACGCGTCACCGCATCAAGCCGGTGCATCTGGTGTCCACGTTGGGCGTCTATCTCACCGAGCAGAACCTCGAGCGCACGGTGCGCGAGTCCGACCCGCCGCCGGACGCCGAGGGCCAGTCGGGCGGCTACAACCAGAGCAAGTGGGTCGGCGAACAGCTGGCGCTGGCCGCGCGCGAGCGCGGACTGCCGGTGGCGATCTACCGTCCGGCGCGCATCACCGGCGACAGCCGTCTGGGCACCAGCAACCTGGGCGATTACTTCAACGCCTGGATCAAGGGCTGCGTGCAGCTGGGCTACGCGCCGCACCTGCCCGACGAGTCCTTCGACATGGCGCCGGTGGATTACGTCGGGCGCGCGATCGTGCGTCTGGCGCTGGGCGCGGGCGAGGCCAACGGCCAGTACCACTTCTTCAACGCACGCCGCCTGCCCATCGTCGAGGCGGTGGCGACCATGCGCGACGCCGGGCTGGCGGTGGAGGAGATCGACTACGCGTCCTGGCGCCGCGCGTTGCTCGCCGACGCCGCGGTCTCGCGCGAGAACGCGCTGGCGCCGTTCGCCGGCCTGTTCCCCGAGCATCCGGACCCGCGCGAGCCGCGCTTCGACTGCAGCGCCACCACCGATGCGGTGGCGGCGCTGGGTCTGGTGTGTCCACCGGCCGATCGCGTGCTGTTCGCGACCTACCTGGATTTCCTGCGCAGCCGCGGCGCGCTGCCGTTGGCGGTCGAGGAGGAAGCGTGA